The Patescibacteria group bacterium genome segment GTAATGCCAAATTTAGCCAGTAACGGCTGCAAATTGTAATAATGCTGAACAGCTAAGACTTCTGTCGGTGCCATGAGAGCGGCTTGATATCCTCCCTGAATGGCAGCGACGATGGCAGCCGCTGCAACAATAGTTTTACCGGAACCAACATCACCCAATAATAATCGATTAGTGGCCTTATCCGCCGATAAGTCAGTTAAAATTTCTTGGATAGCTTGATTTTGGCTAGAAGTTAAAGGAAAACTAATTTGCGACTGAAATTTAGGTAAAAAATTATCCGCTACCACGATCGGGTAGCTAGGTTCGTTCGCCCAATGCTTTTTAATAAAAGCCATACTCAGCTGAATCAAAAATAATTCGTCAAATCCTAAGCGTTTCTTAGCTAGTTCTAACTCCAACAAAGAAGCGGGGAAATGAATATTCTCCAAAGCATTAGCGAACGGCACTAAATGATATTTTTTAATAATTTCTAGAGGTAAGATCTCTGACTGGTGCCGTATGGTATTAAGCAATGTTTTCATAATTCTACGGATCATCTTGCTCCCGAGACCGGCAGTTTCCGGATAGATGGGGACAATGCGTCCGGCATGCACAGGGGAGTGATCGGCTTTCTCGAAGACCGGGCTCATTAAGGTGAGATGGCCTTGGTAGCTGCCCACTTTCCCGCTGAAATAATAGTCCTCATCTTTTTTGAGAGCAGTTTGTAAATAGGGCTGGTTAAACCAGGTTACCCGCAAAGAACCGCTAGCGTCTTGAGCAATAGCGTTAGTAATAAACATGCGTTTATAGGGAGAACGAAAGTGGGAGAGAGAAATCAGCTTAGCTTTAACGGTAATCTTCTGATCTGCTTGAGCAGATATCAAGGGCGCCAGGGCGCTCAAGTCCTCCCATTTGCGCGGGTAGTAGTGGAGAAGGTCTGAGACCTGCTGTAACCCTAATTTCTGCCATTTTGGGGCAGTAGCGGGGCCAATTCCAGGCAATTTAGTAATTGGGTCTGTAAGGAGAAAAAACACGATTTTTATGCTCTGGGAGCTAAAAAGTTCTTGATTAAAACCGAAAAAAGGAGTATAATTAAATAATAGGATAAGGAGGGGTTAACATACTAAGCTTAACCCACCTATGAACAAAAACGAACAGATTATCAGCTTTGAGGGGATGCGCTTTGACGGGAGTCGGCGTGCCCGTTTGCCGAGAGCCAAACAATGGAAAGCTCGGCGCCAAGTCAAAAATCGGTTGGGCATATCGCGTAATTTACGGAGTGTCTTTAGTGGTCTCTTGGGGGCGTAAACTATTATTGAAGTTTCACAAACTTGCGCTTGCCTACGGAGAGGACCATGCCCGCTATTGGGTTGATTTGTTGGTCTGGTTCAGTGACTAGTTGCTGGTCAATTTTGACAGCTTTTTGTTCCACCATTCGGCGTGCTTCTGATTTAGAATCGACCAATTTAGTTATTACCAGCAAATCTACCAAGGTGGTAGGTTTTGGGGTAACTTGCATCATTGGCATATCATCAGGCAATTCACCCTTTTGAAAAGTTTTAATAAAGTCAGCTTCGGCGGTGTCGGCGGCGACTGCATCGTGATACATGGCGACAATAGTTTTAGCGAGGCGAATTTTGATGTCTCGCGGATTGGTGCCCGATTTTAATTCCTGAGCCATGTCAGCCAATTCTTTGTCGGATAAATTAGTGCAAAGTTTCCAGTAGTCTAACATCAGACTATCCGGAATCGACATAATTTTGCCGAATTGGACTGCGGCGGGTTCGGCAATACCGATATAATTGCCTAGACTTTTAGACATTTTTTTAACACCATCAATACCCAAAAGTAGCGGCACAATCATAATATCTTGTTCGGGTTGATTGAATTTTCTTTGCAAATCCCTTCCCATAAGCAAATTAAGTTTCTGGTCCACTCCGCCCAATTCCACGTCAGCTTTTAACTGAACCGAATCATAACCTTGCATTACGGAGTAAAGAGCTTCATGCAAGCCGACCTCGCCACCTTGTTTAGCCCGTTGCGTAAAATCCTCTCGTTCAGTCACCTGAGTGATGGTTACGTGAGCTAGTAGTTGGATGACTTGAGCTAAGTCCATGGCAGCAAACCATTCGCCGTTACGGCGGATTTCGCATTTGCTCACGTCCAAAATCTTACCCACTTGTTCCAAATAGGTTTTCGCATTTTGTTCAATAGCTTCGTCAGATAAAACCGGACGTGTGGTGTTGCGTCCGCTAGGATCGCCGATCTTGCTAGTATAGTCACCGATCAAAAAGATAATCGTGTGACCAGCGTCTTGAAACTGTTTCAATTTCCACAGTGACACGGCATGTCCCAAATGCAGATCGGGGCTGGTCGGATCCACGCCCAATTTAATTCGTAAGGGTGTTGGCCCCCCTAATTTTTTTATGAGACTGGATTTATCGATGATCTCGCTGACGTTTCTGCCTAAAATGAGATCATTAAGAACCGAGTTATTTTTAGCCATAGCCTTAACTTATGTCTTGATTATATCAGATGAGGTGAGGAAGGTTAGAGGTGAGCGCTACTTTGTTATATAATATGGATTGTAACAAAGGAGATAAAGAGTGGGAGAATTACTGCCGTTGTTTAAGAACAATTCAGCGGTGACGCGGTCGCGTTGGCGTCGCCGTGCCTGGCTGCGTCGCCATAAACAAACTATGGCCAGTTGGCTGCAGAATTTGGGTATTCAGAGTCCATCCAAACTAGTTTTAGGCGCAGGTATAATCGTAGTGCTGTTTTTCTCGTTTTTGGCCGCGGTTTTAAGTATCGGCTTGCCTAATCCTTCGAGCATGACCATTCAAAGATCAGGCCAATCCACTAAAGTGCTCGATCGCAACGGGATAGTATTGTATGACATTTATGGCGAGCAGCGCCGGACGCTAGTTTCATTTGTAGACACGCCGGATTATGTGAAGCAAGCCACCCTAGCTGCCGAGGACAGTAATTTTTATATCCACGGCGGTTTTGATGTCAAAGGCTTACTCCGCGGATTAGTTCTGAAACCGTTGACCGGTCGCGGTTTCCAGGGCGGTAGCACGATCACGCAACAATACGCTAAAAATATCTTTCTAACGTCTAGCCGTTCCATCTTTCGTAAAATGAGGGAATTTATTTTGGCGGTGGAGATAGAAAAACTCTACACCAAAGACAAGATTCTGGAAATGTACCTCAACAGTATTCCTTATGGCAACAGTTATTATGGCATCGAAACAGCTGCGCAGGGTTATTACGGCAAATCGGTTAAAGAATTAACTCTCGCCGAAATAGCCGCGCTGGTGGCTCTGCCGCAAGCCCCGTCTTACTATTCGCCGTACGGCGGAGATTATGAAAAGCGCTTACTCCCGCGAAAAGATTGGGTATTGGATCGGATGTTGGAACTGGGTTATATCACCAGCAAACAATGCCAAGAAGCTAAAACTCAGAAACTCACTTTTTTGGTTAAAAGAGATAGTATCCGAGCGCCTCATTTTGTAATGTATGTAAAAGAATTGTTGTCGGAGAAATACGGCGACCGCGCGCTCGAAGAAGGCGGCTTTACTATTACAACAACGTTGGACTGGACTAAACAACAAGCTGCTGAAGATATTGTGGCGGCCAAAGCCCAGACTAATAAAGAAAAATACAGTGCCAGCAATGCAGCGCTGGTGTCTATCGATCCGCATACCGGCGAGATCTTGGCGATGGTAGGTTCGGCTAATTATCTGGATGAATCCATTGGGGGATATGTTAATGTAGCCACCCGCGAACGGCAACCCGGCTCAGCCTTTAAGCCGATTGTCTACGCGGCGGCTTTTTTGAAGGGCTATAGTCCAGCCACTATGTTAATGGATGTGCACACTAATTTTGGCCAAGGCTATGATCCGTATAATTATGACAACAGATCCCGTGGTCCAATCTCTATCCGGCAAGCGTTAGGCAATTCTTTGAATGTGCCGGCCGTAAAAGCCTTAGCTTATGTAGGAGTGAATGAGGCGATTGAGTTAGCGCACAAAATCGGTATTACTACTATGACTAAACCGGACACGTATGGATTATCGCTTGTGTTGGGAGGAGCGGAAGTTAAATTGTTAGAGTTAACCTCGGCTTACGGCGCTTTAGCGGCCGGCGGGCAATGGACAGAGCCGTTATCAGTATTAAAAGTTGTCGATAATCGGGGCAGGGTATTGGAACAAAACAAGCCTCAGCCTCTGCGGCAGATTTTTGACGCCGAAGCCGCCTATCAAGTGACCAGTATTTTAAGTGATGATGCGGCCAGGGTGCCGACTTTTCCTGCGGGAGGATATCTTACCTTGCCGGGCCGGCCGGTAGCGGCTAAGACCGGAACTACTCAAAGCTACCGTGATGCCTGGACGA includes the following:
- the tyrS gene encoding tyrosine--tRNA ligase → MAKNNSVLNDLILGRNVSEIIDKSSLIKKLGGPTPLRIKLGVDPTSPDLHLGHAVSLWKLKQFQDAGHTIIFLIGDYTSKIGDPSGRNTTRPVLSDEAIEQNAKTYLEQVGKILDVSKCEIRRNGEWFAAMDLAQVIQLLAHVTITQVTEREDFTQRAKQGGEVGLHEALYSVMQGYDSVQLKADVELGGVDQKLNLLMGRDLQRKFNQPEQDIMIVPLLLGIDGVKKMSKSLGNYIGIAEPAAVQFGKIMSIPDSLMLDYWKLCTNLSDKELADMAQELKSGTNPRDIKIRLAKTIVAMYHDAVAADTAEADFIKTFQKGELPDDMPMMQVTPKPTTLVDLLVITKLVDSKSEARRMVEQKAVKIDQQLVTEPDQQINPIAGMVLSVGKRKFVKLQ
- a CDS encoding penicillin-binding protein; translation: MGELLPLFKNNSAVTRSRWRRRAWLRRHKQTMASWLQNLGIQSPSKLVLGAGIIVVLFFSFLAAVLSIGLPNPSSMTIQRSGQSTKVLDRNGIVLYDIYGEQRRTLVSFVDTPDYVKQATLAAEDSNFYIHGGFDVKGLLRGLVLKPLTGRGFQGGSTITQQYAKNIFLTSSRSIFRKMREFILAVEIEKLYTKDKILEMYLNSIPYGNSYYGIETAAQGYYGKSVKELTLAEIAALVALPQAPSYYSPYGGDYEKRLLPRKDWVLDRMLELGYITSKQCQEAKTQKLTFLVKRDSIRAPHFVMYVKELLSEKYGDRALEEGGFTITTTLDWTKQQAAEDIVAAKAQTNKEKYSASNAALVSIDPHTGEILAMVGSANYLDESIGGYVNVATRERQPGSAFKPIVYAAAFLKGYSPATMLMDVHTNFGQGYDPYNYDNRSRGPISIRQALGNSLNVPAVKALAYVGVNEAIELAHKIGITTMTKPDTYGLSLVLGGAEVKLLELTSAYGALAAGGQWTEPLSVLKVVDNRGRVLEQNKPQPLRQIFDAEAAYQVTSILSDDAARVPTFPAGGYLTLPGRPVAAKTGTTQSYRDAWTIGYTPDLVTGVWAGNNDNSEMDKAAGYAVASPIWNAYMRQATANMPVKAFPVPEGIRQVVVDELSGKLPTDATPSTKTEVFSSWNAPTEKDDVHKRVRVVKGTDLLAPSGYSEDQVEYKIYTELHSERPDNSAWENPVLKWAQENGYNNVPTQYYDGSVITGGEINITWPQNGGQIAGNFTINATVKNETVVKEIGLYYDSNLVRKVTQAPWTAEVTGVVLDGRSHQVTARLFKKDGSTVETSISVIAGQAQSSDMVTMANPSTSFFPLDLSAQLTEKGKQLNIQKIEIYLDNKLEESFLPNATGAYTARVESGIKGQHSAYAKLYDKGGATYTSNTITFETR